One window from the genome of Candidatus Didemnitutus sp. encodes:
- a CDS encoding glycosyltransferase family 4 protein produces MSAPRPLGEVESPRPLRAPGGHLAGSGWCIFSGVDPAPEIRMRFGEFTLATSGGLPRPDVAQLLPGEPAAAHSGFTFAGAVPAGTHIAVFEARAGDGTWHLFKQLTLAADSPPFAAVIDTPISSGTLRDRVKVAGWALDRQSPVVEVKLRYGHREIDCAINQPRTDVPQLFPDAPHAAHAGFVTDDFLVAGHGPVRVRARLADGRTVVASTTVSFSVATDENHAADLDLTAARVPLPGYAPPRPRPPVAPSPHALNLLFLLPGSFASNNAIHAASLANELAAAGHRCAIAVAHDVATLAHHATPAFTALTHAEAPAHRFADGRPADVVHAWTTRELVRRATLATLAAQPARLVVHLEDNEQQILAHTLGRDFAEVRALDDAELDRLVPADLSHPHRSREFLAHADGVTVIAEKLRAFVPLGAPCHTLWPAADARYFFPRPRPEEFRRALQLPPDATVLFYHGNVHAANAAEMRELYAAVTELNESGAPATLIRTGLDTVDFLGADAERARRHVLELGQILHHRHLAPLMALADFFVQPGSPDAFNDYRFPSKLPEFFALGRPVILPRTNLGSLVRHGVDAFVLERADAAGIAGAVRELRADPTLAARLATGAAHFAAEHFSWTRSAEALAKFYASLATSGA; encoded by the coding sequence ATGAGTGCCCCGCGACCGCTCGGCGAAGTCGAATCGCCGCGCCCGCTGCGCGCCCCCGGCGGCCATCTCGCCGGCTCCGGCTGGTGCATCTTCTCCGGTGTCGACCCCGCTCCCGAGATCCGGATGCGCTTCGGCGAGTTTACCCTCGCTACCAGCGGCGGCCTGCCGCGTCCCGACGTCGCGCAACTTCTCCCCGGCGAACCTGCCGCTGCCCACAGCGGATTCACCTTCGCTGGTGCGGTGCCGGCCGGCACGCACATCGCTGTCTTCGAAGCGCGCGCCGGCGACGGCACATGGCATCTCTTCAAACAACTCACTCTCGCCGCCGACTCTCCGCCCTTCGCCGCCGTCATCGACACGCCGATCTCGTCCGGCACGCTGCGCGACCGCGTGAAAGTCGCCGGCTGGGCGCTCGACCGCCAAAGCCCAGTTGTCGAAGTGAAACTGCGCTACGGCCACCGCGAGATCGATTGCGCGATCAACCAACCACGCACCGACGTCCCGCAGCTGTTTCCCGACGCGCCTCATGCCGCCCACGCGGGCTTCGTCACCGACGATTTTCTCGTCGCCGGTCACGGCCCCGTTCGCGTGCGCGCACGGCTCGCCGACGGCCGCACCGTCGTCGCCTCCACCACCGTCAGCTTCAGCGTCGCCACCGACGAAAACCACGCCGCCGATCTGGATCTCACCGCCGCGCGCGTGCCGCTCCCCGGCTACGCGCCGCCGCGCCCACGCCCGCCCGTCGCGCCGTCGCCGCACGCGCTGAACCTTCTTTTCCTCCTGCCCGGCAGCTTCGCGTCCAACAACGCAATCCACGCCGCGAGCCTCGCCAACGAACTCGCCGCGGCCGGCCACCGCTGCGCCATCGCCGTCGCCCACGACGTCGCGACGCTCGCGCACCACGCCACGCCCGCATTCACCGCGCTCACGCATGCGGAAGCGCCCGCGCATCGCTTCGCCGACGGCCGCCCGGCCGACGTCGTGCACGCGTGGACGACGCGCGAACTCGTGCGTCGCGCCACCCTCGCCACCCTCGCCGCTCAACCCGCGCGCCTCGTCGTGCACCTCGAGGACAACGAGCAGCAAATCCTCGCGCACACGCTCGGCCGCGATTTCGCCGAAGTGCGGGCGCTCGACGACGCCGAACTCGACCGCCTCGTTCCGGCCGATCTCTCCCACCCGCACCGCAGCCGCGAATTCCTCGCCCACGCCGACGGCGTCACCGTTATCGCCGAGAAACTCCGCGCATTCGTTCCGCTCGGCGCGCCTTGCCACACGCTCTGGCCGGCCGCCGACGCGCGCTATTTCTTTCCGCGCCCGCGACCCGAAGAATTCCGGCGCGCGCTCCAGCTCCCGCCCGACGCCACCGTCCTCTTTTATCACGGCAACGTGCACGCCGCCAATGCCGCCGAGATGCGCGAGCTCTACGCGGCCGTTACCGAGCTGAACGAAAGCGGCGCGCCGGCGACGCTCATTCGCACCGGCCTCGACACCGTGGACTTTCTCGGCGCCGACGCCGAGCGCGCGCGCCGACATGTGCTAGAGCTCGGCCAGATCCTCCACCACCGTCACCTCGCGCCGCTGATGGCGCTGGCCGATTTCTTCGTGCAACCCGGCTCGCCCGACGCCTTCAACGACTACCGCTTCCCCTCGAAGCTCCCAGAGTTTTTCGCACTCGGCCGCCCGGTGATTCTGCCCCGCACCAACCTCGGTTCCCTCGTCCGCCACGGCGTCGACGCCTTCGTGCTCGAACGTGCCGATGCCGCCGGCATCGCCGGCGCCGTGCGCGAACTCCGCGCCGATCCCACGCTCGCTGCGCGCCTCGCCACGGGCGCCGCGCACTTCGCCGCGGAACACTTCAGCTGGACCCGCAGCGCGGAGGCGCTTGCCAAGTTCTACGCCTCGCTGGCAACGTCCGGCGCATGA
- a CDS encoding NAD-dependent epimerase/dehydratase family protein: MTVQPQRVFVTGGRGRLASLVADHFRAPAHAVALFSRNESPGFQSLERLLDPATLAGADAIFHLAWSTLPATSEQSPGSEARHDLPFLEQLLAALAATPPGRRVHFVFFSTGGAVYGDAPGRPNREDDACRPVGAYGRAKLAAEQLIAERAQRDGLRCAILRISNPYGYPVPSNRAQGLIPHALRCSVTGQPLALWGDGSAQKDFLYYTDFLAALEHVLARGLTGTFNLCAGESHSVREVIGLVENEVGRPIALVPQPAPRWDVHDSRLDNTKLVAATGWRPQVPLAEGIRRAAAGYATH, translated from the coding sequence ATGACCGTCCAGCCGCAGCGCGTGTTCGTCACCGGGGGTCGAGGCCGCCTCGCCTCGCTCGTCGCCGACCATTTCCGCGCGCCGGCGCACGCCGTCGCGCTTTTTTCGCGCAACGAGTCACCGGGCTTTCAGTCGCTCGAGCGGCTCCTCGATCCGGCCACGCTCGCCGGCGCCGACGCGATCTTTCATCTCGCCTGGAGCACGCTGCCGGCGACTTCGGAACAATCCCCGGGCAGCGAGGCGCGGCATGACCTGCCGTTCCTGGAACAACTGCTCGCCGCTCTCGCCGCGACGCCGCCCGGCCGGCGCGTGCACTTCGTTTTCTTCTCCACCGGCGGCGCCGTCTACGGCGACGCGCCCGGCCGCCCGAATCGCGAGGACGACGCCTGCCGCCCGGTCGGCGCCTACGGCCGCGCCAAGCTCGCCGCCGAACAACTCATCGCCGAGCGCGCGCAACGCGACGGCTTGCGCTGCGCCATCCTGCGCATCTCGAATCCCTACGGCTATCCCGTGCCGTCCAACCGCGCCCAGGGCCTGATCCCCCACGCGCTGCGCTGCAGCGTCACCGGCCAGCCGCTCGCGCTGTGGGGCGACGGCTCAGCGCAGAAGGACTTTCTCTACTACACCGATTTTCTCGCCGCGCTCGAACACGTGCTCGCCCGCGGTCTCACCGGCACGTTCAACCTCTGCGCCGGCGAATCGCATTCCGTCCGCGAAGTCATCGGTCTCGTGGAAAACGAGGTCGGCCGCCCGATCGCCCTCGTGCCGCAGCCGGCGCCGCGTTGGGATGTCCATGACAGCCGGCTCGACAACACGAAGCTCGTCGCCGCCACCGGCTGGCGACCGCAGGTCCCGCTCGCGGAAGGCATCCGCCGCGCCGCCGCGGGCTACGCCACGCACTGA